One Terriglobales bacterium DNA window includes the following coding sequences:
- a CDS encoding hemerythrin domain-containing protein, whose translation MTTSGMNFWAECERVHDDHESVMADLADLAYALDSLERYGRSFAQLSDTGDLYRYGVRLCETIPDHFSREETWLQEEVATISPELANFAREMVYQHETLRGELRDFRSALEQLRGATEDELPDIVAGVREQGWQVARNLAAHVALEEDQLRGFL comes from the coding sequence ATGACCACATCTGGCATGAACTTTTGGGCGGAATGCGAGCGCGTCCACGATGACCACGAATCGGTGATGGCCGATCTGGCCGATCTGGCCTACGCTCTGGACAGCCTGGAGCGCTACGGCCGGAGCTTCGCGCAGCTCAGCGATACCGGCGACCTCTACCGCTACGGCGTCCGGCTGTGCGAGACCATCCCCGATCACTTTTCCCGCGAAGAGACCTGGTTGCAGGAGGAAGTAGCGACCATCAGCCCCGAACTGGCGAACTTCGCCCGCGAGATGGTGTATCAGCACGAGACGCTGCGCGGCGAACTGCGTGACTTCCGCAGCGCTCTGGAGCAACTGCGCGGCGCCACCGAGGATGAACTTCCCGACATCGTCGCCGGCGTTCGCGAGCAGGGCTGGCAGGTGGCCCGTAATCTTGCCGCCCACGTCGCGCTCGAAGAAGACCAGTTGCGCGGCTTCCTGTAA
- a CDS encoding NAD(P)H-binding protein: protein MRILVTGATGYVGGQLVQKLARAGHEITCMVRDRSRVSLAPASGLQVVEADALRAETLPPALSNSEVAYYLIHSMSGQEAGFEQRDRQAAYNFAVAARQAGVRRVVYLGGLATSGSVLSSHLKSRRETGAILRKYGPPLIEFRAGIIVGGGSTSFEIIRCLTERLPVMICPRWVLTRTQPIAIDDVLAYLVAALDLQCCAEEPIEIGGATVETYGSMMLGYARRRGLKRWLIAVPVLTPRLSSYWLDLVTPFSPAVTRPLIEGLKSESVCTSPLAKLLFPHIQPISYDAAVARALDPRSPSLPRPSPAAVEHC from the coding sequence ATGAGGATCCTTGTCACGGGCGCAACCGGCTACGTTGGCGGGCAGCTGGTGCAGAAACTTGCCCGGGCCGGACACGAGATTACATGCATGGTGCGGGATCGCTCCCGTGTGTCGTTGGCTCCCGCCAGTGGCCTACAGGTGGTCGAGGCCGACGCGCTGCGTGCGGAAACCCTGCCGCCGGCGCTTTCCAACTCTGAGGTGGCCTACTACCTCATTCACTCCATGTCGGGGCAAGAAGCCGGGTTCGAACAACGGGACCGCCAGGCCGCCTACAATTTCGCGGTGGCGGCGAGGCAAGCCGGTGTACGCCGTGTCGTCTACCTGGGCGGGCTTGCCACCAGCGGGTCCGTGCTCTCGTCGCATCTGAAGAGCCGTCGGGAGACCGGCGCGATCCTGCGGAAGTACGGACCTCCCCTGATCGAGTTTCGCGCCGGGATCATCGTGGGTGGCGGCAGCACCTCATTCGAGATCATCCGCTGTCTGACGGAGCGGCTCCCGGTCATGATCTGCCCGCGCTGGGTGCTCACGCGCACCCAGCCCATCGCCATCGACGACGTGCTCGCGTACTTGGTCGCCGCCCTCGACCTGCAGTGTTGCGCGGAGGAACCGATCGAGATCGGTGGCGCCACCGTCGAAACCTACGGCAGCATGATGCTCGGCTACGCCCGCCGGCGGGGTCTTAAACGCTGGCTGATCGCGGTGCCGGTGCTGACGCCTCGGCTTTCCTCCTACTGGCTCGACCTGGTGACCCCGTTTTCTCCCGCAGTTACCCGGCCGCTGATTGAAGGGTTGAAGAGCGAATCGGTCTGCACCAGTCCGCTGGCCAAACTCCTGTTTCCCCACATCCAGCCGATCTCCTATGACGCAGCGGTGGCGCGTGCGCTCGATCCCCGTTCCCCTTCGTTGCCCCGGCCGTCTCCGGCCGCAGTGGAACACTGCTAA
- a CDS encoding TspO/MBR family protein — MFSSAVSWLGFVAICFGAAGIGSVFTASSVKTWYPALLKPAGTPPAWVFGPVWSTLYLLMGTAAWLVWRQRSETNVWLPLALFFVQLCLNAAWSYIFFGLRQPGAALIGIGLLLVAIVLTATSFVTVSRPAFWLMTPYLAWVAYATYLNFGICWLNREVV; from the coding sequence ATGTTTAGCAGTGCGGTGAGTTGGCTGGGATTTGTCGCGATCTGTTTCGGTGCCGCCGGGATTGGCTCGGTATTCACCGCATCTTCGGTGAAGACCTGGTATCCGGCGCTCTTGAAGCCCGCTGGCACGCCGCCGGCGTGGGTATTCGGGCCGGTGTGGTCGACCCTGTACCTGCTGATGGGGACGGCGGCGTGGCTGGTGTGGCGGCAGCGGAGCGAGACGAACGTGTGGCTTCCGCTGGCTTTGTTCTTCGTGCAACTGTGCCTGAATGCGGCCTGGTCCTACATCTTTTTCGGTTTGCGACAGCCGGGAGCGGCCCTGATCGGGATCGGTCTGCTCCTGGTCGCCATCGTGCTTACGGCGACGAGCTTCGTGACGGTCTCCCGTCCTGCGTTCTGGTTGATGACGCCGTATCTCGCCTGGGTCGCCTACGCCACGTACCTGAATTTCGGGATCTGCTGGCTCAACCGAGAGGTCGTATGA
- a CDS encoding deoxyribodipyrimidine photo-lyase: MSEKARVTVRRPGPPDVEGNCIVYWMQRSQRAVDNPALDVAVRLGSELSKPVVVFFAPVPFYAGANQRHFRFLADGIPDIAAGLAERGVGLCFRPYPQHSLLRFLEEVRPAMVVGDENPLRQTESWRRRVARDLKVPFWTVDSDVIVPSKLLAREHYAARTIRPHLLRLLPSFLAHSENPEARVAWAAPPKLRSQPWEADFTCEWRLDRSVAPVSAWRGGTSEGMRRLRAFIAQKLAGYADGRNRPERDATSRLSPYLHFGHLGPHTVAACVQGADAPAHAKQAFLEQLIVRRELAVNFVRFNASYDSMACLEPWADRSFAQHASDRRPIVYSEQSLERAETHDPLWNAAQKQMVLTGWMHNYLRMYWAKKILEWSPSVAAAYQRAIWLNDHYQLDGRDPNGYAGIAWAIVGKHDRPWFERPVFGQVRYMSLASTGRKFDAKRYIENVERLERSHV, translated from the coding sequence ATGAGTGAGAAGGCCCGGGTAACGGTGCGGCGGCCGGGACCTCCCGATGTTGAAGGCAACTGCATCGTGTACTGGATGCAGCGCTCCCAGCGGGCGGTGGACAATCCCGCCCTGGACGTTGCCGTCCGTCTTGGCAGCGAGTTGAGCAAGCCGGTGGTGGTGTTCTTTGCCCCGGTACCTTTCTATGCCGGGGCGAACCAACGTCACTTCCGCTTCCTGGCCGACGGCATTCCCGATATCGCTGCAGGTCTGGCAGAGCGCGGGGTGGGACTCTGCTTCCGCCCGTATCCGCAACACAGCCTTCTCCGGTTTCTCGAAGAAGTGCGTCCGGCCATGGTGGTGGGCGACGAGAACCCACTGCGGCAGACCGAGAGCTGGAGGAGGCGAGTCGCCCGCGATTTGAAGGTGCCATTCTGGACGGTCGATAGCGACGTGATCGTCCCCTCAAAGCTGCTGGCAAGGGAGCACTATGCTGCGCGCACCATTCGCCCGCATCTGCTGAGACTCCTGCCCAGCTTTCTGGCACACTCGGAGAACCCGGAAGCCCGGGTTGCTTGGGCTGCGCCGCCGAAACTGCGCTCGCAGCCCTGGGAAGCCGACTTTACCTGCGAGTGGAGGTTAGACCGCTCGGTGGCGCCGGTGAGTGCCTGGCGGGGCGGCACCAGCGAGGGGATGCGCCGTTTGCGCGCCTTCATCGCCCAGAAATTGGCGGGGTATGCGGACGGCCGCAACCGGCCGGAAAGAGACGCCACCAGCCGCCTGTCTCCCTACCTTCATTTCGGACACCTGGGACCGCACACGGTGGCGGCGTGTGTCCAAGGCGCCGATGCGCCCGCCCACGCCAAGCAAGCATTCCTGGAGCAACTGATTGTCCGCCGCGAGCTGGCAGTGAATTTCGTGCGTTTCAACGCTTCGTACGATTCCATGGCATGCCTGGAGCCCTGGGCCGACCGTTCCTTCGCGCAGCATGCGTCGGACCGGCGGCCGATCGTCTACAGCGAGCAGAGCCTGGAACGCGCGGAAACCCATGACCCGCTCTGGAACGCAGCGCAGAAACAGATGGTCCTGACCGGATGGATGCACAACTATTTGCGGATGTACTGGGCCAAGAAGATCCTGGAGTGGAGCCCATCGGTCGCCGCGGCGTATCAGCGGGCTATCTGGCTGAACGACCATTACCAGCTCGACGGTCGCGACCCTAACGGTTACGCCGGGATAGCTTGGGCCATCGTGGGCAAGCACGACCGGCCCTGGTTCGAGCGGCCCGTGTTCGGACAGGTGCGTTACATGTCGCTGGCCAGCACCGGCCGGAAGTTCGACGCGAAACGATACATCGAAAACGTAGAAAGGTTGGAACGCTCACATGTTTAG
- a CDS encoding XRE family transcriptional regulator: MNKTISEGLKPYALGEKLRGLRLKKSMGLVELGRHTGLSPAMLSKLERGRLFPTLPTLLRIAMVFSVGLEYFFTDERKRRVAAIVRKRERIRFPERPGGGEISYWFESLDFPATERKLNAFLAEFQPVAKDKLRFHQHGGIEFLYMIRGKLELTIGSDVHVLEASDAIYFDSAVRHAYHRAGRQRSAAIIVTAA; encoded by the coding sequence GTGAACAAGACCATCAGCGAAGGCCTGAAGCCTTACGCGCTGGGGGAGAAACTTCGCGGGCTGCGGCTGAAGAAGAGTATGGGGCTGGTAGAGCTCGGCAGGCACACCGGGCTCTCGCCGGCCATGCTGTCCAAGCTGGAGCGCGGCAGGCTGTTCCCCACCTTGCCTACGCTGCTGCGCATCGCCATGGTGTTCAGCGTTGGCCTGGAATACTTCTTTACCGACGAGCGCAAGCGGCGCGTGGCAGCCATCGTGCGCAAACGCGAACGTATCCGGTTCCCGGAGCGACCGGGCGGCGGCGAGATCTCCTACTGGTTCGAGAGCCTGGATTTTCCCGCCACCGAACGCAAGCTCAACGCATTCCTGGCCGAATTCCAGCCGGTTGCCAAGGACAAGTTGCGCTTCCACCAGCACGGCGGGATCGAGTTCCTCTACATGATCCGCGGGAAGCTCGAACTGACGATTGGCAGCGATGTACACGTGCTCGAGGCGAGCGATGCCATCTACTTCGACTCCGCCGTGCGCCACGCTTATCACCGCGCCGGCAGGCAGCGCAGCGCGGCCATCATCGTGACCGCCGCATGA
- a CDS encoding RNA-binding protein, translating to MKKIYVGNLSFGTTEADLRGMFEAHGSVQAVNVITEPSTGRPRGFAFVEMAEDTDAEKAIAALNGTEVGGRQLTVNEARPQRDRGDRKGGGNSHARQRREPRW from the coding sequence ATGAAGAAGATCTATGTGGGGAACCTGTCGTTTGGGACTACGGAAGCGGATTTGCGGGGAATGTTCGAGGCACACGGGTCCGTGCAGGCTGTGAACGTGATCACCGAGCCGAGCACCGGGCGTCCTCGGGGATTCGCCTTCGTGGAGATGGCCGAGGACACTGACGCAGAAAAGGCCATCGCGGCTCTCAATGGCACGGAGGTGGGTGGGCGGCAATTGACCGTAAATGAAGCCCGGCCGCAACGCGATCGCGGTGACCGAAAAGGCGGCGGAAACAGCCATGCACGCCAGCGGCGCGAGCCACGCTGGTAG